Proteins co-encoded in one Ruegeria sp. YS9 genomic window:
- a CDS encoding EamA family transporter: MTPPAPTTLVWAGLLCTPVMISAGQILFKLAGNRIDGREATGLAGLIQTLFDPFLLTAFAIYGSATVLWVYVLRYLTLSQAYPFMALSFVLVPLASHVFFGETLGLRYWLGAALLISGMMVMNT; encoded by the coding sequence ATGACCCCGCCCGCCCCCACGACACTGGTCTGGGCTGGGTTGCTGTGCACACCAGTCATGATCTCAGCCGGGCAAATCCTGTTCAAACTGGCAGGAAACCGGATTGATGGGCGCGAAGCCACCGGATTGGCGGGCCTCATCCAGACGCTGTTCGATCCTTTCCTTCTGACAGCCTTTGCCATCTATGGCTCGGCAACGGTGCTGTGGGTGTATGTCCTGCGGTATCTGACACTGTCCCAGGCCTACCCCTTCATGGCCCTCAGTTTCGTTCTTGTGCCACTTGCCTCGCACGTCTTCTTCGGCGAAACACTTGGGCTGCGCTACTGGCTGGGGGCTGCGCTTTTGATTTCGGGAATGATGGTCATGAACACCTGA